A genomic region of Corticium candelabrum chromosome 6, ooCorCand1.1, whole genome shotgun sequence contains the following coding sequences:
- the LOC134180929 gene encoding uncharacterized protein LOC134180929 — translation MLLVYDGADDLSFLPKILPLSTARVHVLITTRCDDCCVLQKSINRVISLGCLEAEDAVSAVAMWSGRQPSNSQETAAATKLSVEPPIEKLPIALAHAGTYMRKAHLSYEEYYKLLKRNEVELEGLALDLDKLLHYFRASRLREVLMEADVTQPPDLKRLSDRTIDELDISERDKNVVKNVRNFMMSCSHAHLTWQMDIELVARENAKALSLLEYASFLSSRDIPEKLVHPLVFVECANYEYSLCVSSLSSHNLVEWHETAEGYTLNIHPLVQSTVMERVKQQPDEFERKITDVCKNMLSHIPDTEMDLNCVPSDVRLQLSSHLCSLAKYVLVADVEIPTCLQLVRWTCATFMPYQSPDTSYYLCEKWYHKVMQLESFPLAVKREWLIEASNLLSRAYFHKSKTKQSLDLSLITKKMIDELKPDEKKEIYECHVTVLEIILHCCHQLKKFEEEKFYLKELMLLTRTSGEQLGAEFSLTKCNMAESYFKRGKRDKAMKLCQQVMEKLNDMEEYDEIIVTSILARCFLSFGEFEKADDLLDRSWKLLSRVDYYNSIYERHMVMCLKCDCEITRPNGSKDKLTEALEIAKSALSIAQSFLPSESSESFYCT, via the exons ATGTTGCTGGTGTATGATGGTGCAGATGATCTCTCTTTTCTGCCTAAAATTCTTCCTCTTTCAACTGCTCGTGTGCATGTATTGATCACAACTCGATGTGATGATTGTTGTGTGTtacaaaaatcaataaatcgtGTCATCTCTCTTGGTTGTTTGGAAGCGGAAGATGCCGTGTCAGCCGTAGCCATGTGGTCTGGTCGTCAACCGTCCAACAGTCAAGAAACAGCGGCAGCCACCAAATTGTCAGTTGAACCTCCCATAGAAAAGCTACCAATTGCTCTTGCTCATGCAGGCACGTATATGCGAAAAGCACATCTAAGTTATGAGGAATattacaaactgttgaaaaGAAATGAAGTTGAACTTGAGGGTTTGGCATTAGATCTTGACAAACTGTTGCATTACTTTAGAGCAAGTCGTCTACGTGAAGTGCTCATGGAAGCTGATGTAACTCAGCCTCCTGATTTGAAACGGTTGAGTGACAGGACTATTGATGAGTTGGATATAAGTGAACGTGACAAAAATGTTGTAAAAAATGTGagaaattttatgatgtcTTGTAGTCATGCTCATCTGACATGGCAGATGGACATTGAGTTGGTTGCAAGAGAGAATGCCAAAGCGTTGTCTCTACTTGAATATGCATCATTTTTGTCTTCAAGAGACATTCCAGAGAAGCTCGTTCATCctcttgtgtttgttgaatgtgccaattatgaatacagtttgtgtgtctcaagTTTGTCTTCACACAATTTAGTTGAATGGCACGAGACAGCAGAAGGTTACACTTTGAATATTCATCCATTGGTGCAGTCAACAGTGATGGAACGTGTCAAGCAGCAACCAGATGAGTTTGAACGTAAAATAACTGATGTTTGTAAAAATATGCTGTCTCATATACCGGACACTGAAATGGACTTAAATTGTGTTCCAAGTGATGTGCGACTTCAACTTTCTTCTCACTTGTGTTCATTGGCTAAGTATGTATTGGTAGCTGATGTAGAAATACCAACTTGCTTGCAGTTGGTTAGGTGGACGTGTGCTACATTTATGCCGTACCAGTCTCCTGACACATCATATTATTTGTGTGAAAAATGGTACCACAAAGTGATGCAGTTGGAAAGTTTTCCACTTGCTGTCAAACGCGAATGGCTCATAGAAG CAAGTAATCTTTTGAGTAGGGCATATTTTCACAAGTCGAAAACAAAGCAATCGTTAGATTTGAGTCTGATAACCAAGAAGATGATTGATGAGTTAAAACCAGATGAGAAGAAAGAAATATATGAATGTCATGTTACAG tgttgGAGATTATTCTTCATTGCTGTCACCAACTAAAGAAATTTGAAGAAGAAAAATTTTATCTGAAAGAGCTGATGTTGCTGACGAGAACTTCTGGAGAACAACTTGGAGCTGAATTTTCTTTAA cTAAATGCAACATGGCAGAGAGCTACTTTAAGAGGGGTAAACGAGACAAAGCAATGAAATTATGCCAACAAGTGATGGAAAAGTTAAATGATATGGAGGAGTACGATGAGATAATAG TGACATCAATATTAGCAAGATGTTTTTTATCTTTTGGAGAATTTGAAAAAGCAGATGATTTATTGGATAGGTCATGGAAATTGCTTTCCAGAGTTGATTATTACAATTCTATTTATGAGCGTCATATGG TCATGTGTCTCAAGTGTGACTGTGAGATTACAAGACCTAATGGATCAAAAGACAAGCTTACTGAAGCATTGGAAATAGCAAAATCAGCTTTGTCTATTGCTCAGTCTTTCCTACCATCAGAAAGTTCAGAGAGTTTCTATTGTACGTGA
- the LOC134180930 gene encoding uncharacterized protein LOC134180930, with the protein MSATVRPLRERVRKHYDYLINELMVSSYVNVLFQEKVLSSEEKERLSARGGRQERAQDFVDTLMHKSESSIHKFFDIVREHEDKQPHIYYDVFPQHKANEMQAQRSVAAASLAALETETQGCGSSKAELFDLCDIVGEKWRDLADRLNMSRYDVEMIELEVHTKKERAFMMLCKWQSMVGDNATVEKVKAELKEIEEQKKEEAIASIVFPNELMEEKQFCGRHKELTILSNTMWGEKASQVSTSLKFCCVV; encoded by the exons ATGTCTGCAACTGTTCGTCCGTTGAGGGAACGTGTTCGTAAGCACTATGATTATCTCATCAACGAACTGATGGTGTCGTCTTACGTGAACGTTCTCTTCCAAGAGAAAGTGCTTTCTAGTGAAGAGAAGGAGCGTCTGTCTGCACGAGGCGGTCGGCAAGAACGGGCACAGGATTTTGTAGACACGCTCATGCACAAATCTGAATCAAGTATTCACAAATTCTTTGATATTGTCAGAGAGCACGAAGACAAGCAGCCGCACATCTACTATGATGTCTTTCCTCAACACAAAGCAAACGAGATGCAAGCGCAACGTTCGGTTGCTGCAGCTTCTCTTGCTGCTCTCGAGACAGAGACGCAAG gttgtgGGTCATCGAAGGCTGAGCTGTTTGATTTGTGTGACATTGTGGGTGAGAAGTGGCGTGATTTGGCCGATCGTCTCAACATGAGCAGATATGATGTTGAGATGATAGAACTGGAGGTTCATACAAAGAAGGAACGAGCATTTATGATGCTATGCAAATGGCAGTCGATGGTAGGAGACAATGCAACTGTAGAGAAGGTAAAAGCTGAACTAAAAGAGattgaagagcagaagaaggaagaagcCATTGCAA GTATAGTGTTTCCCAATGAGCTAATGGAagaaaagcaattttgtggtcGCCATAAAGAGTTGACAATTTTGTCCAACACAATGTGGGGAGAAAAGGCTTCACAGGTGTCTACGTCATTGAAATtctgttgtgtggt GTGA
- the LOC134180931 gene encoding short-chain collagen C4-like: protein MFKRLEKVENAIVGCIHYGTRLVVLVVYNQRLLKAAPVSPRTSGVTYIQWGRKRCSATGVQTLYSGVAARSHYTHSGGGANTQCLPLNPIWGYSRSGCQGASYIYGTEYELNQGIQPFINKGLHDHDVPCAVCYAATKNTQFMLPARNVCPSGWSRVYYGYLMAEHHGHSGRNMYVCVDHNAEPTVGSSPSHNGNLFYPVEGICGSLPCPPYVDGKELTCSVCLK from the exons ATGTTCAAACGACTCGAGAAAGTTGAAA ATGCAATAGTTGGCTGTATTCACTACGGTACTCGGCTCGTTGTTCTGGTTGTTTACAACCAACGTCTGCTAAAAG CTGCTCCAGTTTCTCCTAGAACAAGTGGTGTTACTTACATTCAATGGGGAAGGAAACGGTGTTCGGCAACTGGAGTACAAACTCTTTATTCTGGAGTTGCTGCTAGGTCACATTACACTCACAGTGGAGGTGGAGCCAACACTCAGTGTCTTCCACTCAATCCCATATGGGGATATTCTAGAAGTGGTTGTCAAGGAGCCAGTTATATTTATGGAACTGAATACGAACTCAATCAAGGCATTCAACCATTCATCAATAAAGGATTGCATGACCACGATGTtccttgtgctgtgtgttaTGCTGCCACTAAGAACACTCAGTTCATGTTACCAGCAAGGAACGTCTGTCCCAGTGGATGGAGCAGGGTATACTATGGATATCTCATGGCAGAACATCATGGTCATTCAGGAAgaaacatgtacgtgtgcgtCGACCACAACGCAGAACCGACAGTTGGAAGTTCTCCAAGCCATAATGGCAATCTATTTTATCCTGTTGAAGGAATATGTGGATCACTTCCTTGTCCTCCCTACGTAGATGGTAAAGAGCTGACTTGCTCTGTGTGTCTCAAGTAA
- the LOC134180932 gene encoding short-chain collagen C4-like, translating into MRVADNLLQRLRREETCRLFGSEHLLATRMTFLKFIAFCTLFLDLIFTVMVNGQSVSQSKAQSSPTCSRGPPGLPGRDGRDGIQGTPGSPGMPGRGGLAGSRGLPGDEGAKGEPGIAAPASPGTSGVIYIQWGRKQCSATEVQTLYSGVAARSHYNHGGGGANTQCLPLNPIWGYSRSGDQGASYIYGTEYELGNGIQPFINKGLHNHDVPCAVCYAATKNTQFMLPARNICPSGWSRAYYGYLMAERHNHSGRNMYVCVDYNAEPTVGSSPEHDGNLFYPVEGICGSLPCPPYVNGNELTCSVCLK; encoded by the exons ATGAGAGTAGCAGACAATTTACTGCAGAGACTGAGGAGAGAAGAGACTTGCAGACTCTTTGGATCTGAACACTTGTTGGCAACAAGAATGACTTTCCTCAA GTTTATTGCATTTTGTACTTTATTTCTGGATTTGATCTTTACGGTCATGGTCAATGGACAGTCAGTAAGTCAG aGCAAGGCTCAAAGCAGTCCCACTTGCAGTCGTG GTCCACCCGGACTGCCTGGAAGAGACG GCCGAGATG GAATACAAGGCACTCCAGGCAGTCCTGGGATGCCGGGAAGAGGCGGCCTTGCGGGTTCTCGAGGCCTCCCAGGTGACGAAGGGGCAAAAGGAGAACCTGGAATAg CTGCTCCAGCTTCTCCTGGAACAAGTGGTGTTATTTACATTCAATGGGGAAGAAAACAGTGTTCGGCAACTGAAGTACAAACTCTTTATTCTGGAGTCGCTGCTAGGTCGCATTACAATCACGGTGGAGGTGGAGCCAACACTCAGTGTCTTCCACTCAATCCCATATGGGGATATTCTAGAAGTGGTGATCAAGGAGCCAGTTATATTTATGGAACTGAATACGAACTTGGTAATGGCATTCAACCATTCATCAATAAAGGATTGCATAACCACGATGTtccttgtgctgtgtgttaTGCTGCCACTAAGAACACTCAGTTCATGTTACCAGCAAGGAACATCTGTCCCAGTGGATGGAGCAGGGCATACTATGGATATCTCATGGCAGAACGCCACAATCATTCAGGAAGAAACATGTACGTATGCGTCGACTACAACGCAGAACCGACAGTTGGAAGTTCTCCAGAACATGATGGCAATCTATTTTATCCTGTTGAAGGAATATGTGGATCACTTCCTTGTCCTCCCTACGTAAATGGTAACGAGCTGACCTGCTCTGTGTGTCTCAAGTAA